A window of the Pseudomonas furukawaii genome harbors these coding sequences:
- the paaZ gene encoding phenylacetic acid degradation bifunctional protein PaaZ, translating to MNIAPTLQSFIGGRWIGQQGAQALRSAINGQPLFRTHEEALDFSEAVDFGRMRGIPALMALDFQQRAARLKALALYLNERKEQLYALSHHSGATRADSWIDIEGGTGTLFAYAGVGARELPSGNIVHEGPAIPLGKQNQFAGTHILVPRGGLAVHINAFNFPIWGMLEKFAPTFLAGMPCIVKPATATSYLTEATVRLMQESGLLPEGSLQLVIGGTGDLLDRLQGQDVVTFTGSADTAARLRVNPNLVRNSIPFNAEADSLNCAILAPEITPDDPEFDLFVKEVAREMTVKAGQKCTAIRRAIVPARHIDAVAERLRERLAKVVVGDPSVEGVKMGALASHAQQADVGERLEALLATSELLFGARDGFAPRGEGVAEGAFFAPTLLRARDPHAEGGAHDIEAFGPVSTLMAYDDLDEAVALAARGKGSLVASLVTKDPAVAARVVPVMGALHGRVHILDREAAAESTGHGSPLPVLKHGGPGRAGGGEELGGMRAVKHYLQRTAVQGSPTMLAAVTREHVRGAQVIETEVHPFRRYFDELRIGESLLTHHRTVTEADIVNFGCLSGDHFYMHFDELAARESQFGKRIAHGYFVLSAAAGLFVSPAPGPVLANYGLDTLRFINPVGIGDTIQARLTCKRKIDQGKKSPKGEPQGVVAWDVEVTNQHGELVASYDILTLVLKRP from the coding sequence ATGAACATCGCTCCCACGCTGCAAAGCTTCATCGGCGGTCGCTGGATCGGCCAGCAAGGCGCCCAGGCCCTGCGCAGCGCCATCAACGGCCAGCCCCTGTTCCGCACCCACGAGGAAGCGCTGGACTTCTCCGAAGCGGTCGACTTCGGTCGCATGCGCGGCATTCCGGCGCTCATGGCCCTAGACTTCCAGCAGCGCGCCGCCCGCCTCAAGGCCCTGGCGCTCTACCTCAACGAACGCAAGGAACAGCTCTACGCCCTGTCCCACCACAGCGGCGCCACCCGTGCCGACAGCTGGATCGACATCGAAGGCGGCACCGGTACCCTGTTCGCCTACGCCGGCGTCGGCGCCCGCGAACTGCCCTCGGGCAACATCGTCCACGAGGGCCCGGCCATCCCGCTGGGCAAGCAGAACCAGTTCGCCGGCACCCATATCCTGGTGCCCCGTGGCGGCCTCGCCGTGCACATCAACGCCTTCAACTTCCCCATCTGGGGGATGCTGGAGAAGTTCGCGCCCACCTTCCTCGCCGGCATGCCCTGCATCGTCAAGCCAGCGACCGCCACCAGCTACCTGACGGAAGCCACGGTGCGCCTGATGCAGGAATCCGGCCTGCTGCCGGAAGGCAGCCTGCAACTGGTCATCGGCGGCACCGGCGACCTGCTGGACCGCCTTCAGGGCCAGGACGTGGTGACCTTCACCGGCTCCGCCGACACCGCCGCCAGGCTTCGGGTAAACCCCAACCTGGTGCGCAACTCCATCCCCTTCAACGCCGAGGCGGACTCGCTGAACTGCGCCATCCTGGCCCCGGAAATCACCCCGGACGACCCGGAGTTCGACCTCTTCGTCAAGGAAGTGGCCCGCGAGATGACCGTCAAGGCCGGACAGAAGTGCACCGCCATCCGCCGCGCCATCGTCCCCGCCCGGCACATCGACGCCGTGGCGGAGCGCCTGCGCGAGCGCCTGGCCAAGGTGGTGGTGGGCGACCCCTCCGTCGAAGGCGTGAAGATGGGCGCCCTGGCCTCCCACGCCCAGCAGGCCGACGTCGGCGAACGCCTGGAAGCCCTGCTGGCCACGAGCGAGCTGCTGTTCGGCGCCCGGGACGGCTTCGCCCCCCGTGGTGAAGGCGTGGCCGAAGGCGCCTTCTTCGCCCCCACCCTGCTGCGCGCCCGCGACCCGCACGCCGAGGGCGGCGCCCATGACATCGAGGCGTTCGGCCCGGTCAGCACCCTGATGGCCTACGACGACCTCGACGAAGCCGTCGCCCTGGCCGCCCGAGGCAAGGGCAGCCTGGTGGCCAGCCTGGTCACCAAGGACCCGGCCGTCGCCGCCCGCGTGGTGCCGGTGATGGGCGCCCTGCACGGCCGCGTGCACATCCTCGACCGCGAAGCCGCCGCCGAATCCACCGGCCACGGCTCGCCGCTGCCGGTGCTCAAGCACGGCGGTCCCGGCCGTGCCGGCGGTGGCGAGGAGCTGGGCGGCATGCGGGCCGTGAAGCACTACCTGCAGCGCACCGCCGTGCAGGGCTCGCCGACCATGCTGGCGGCGGTGACCCGCGAACACGTGCGCGGCGCCCAGGTGATCGAGACCGAAGTGCACCCCTTCCGTCGCTACTTCGACGAGCTGCGGATCGGCGAATCCCTGCTGACCCATCACCGCACCGTCACCGAGGCGGACATCGTCAACTTCGGCTGCCTGTCCGGGGACCACTTCTACATGCACTTCGACGAACTGGCGGCCAGGGAGTCCCAGTTCGGCAAGCGCATCGCCCACGGCTACTTCGTGCTCTCCGCCGCCGCCGGCCTGTTCGTCTCCCCGGCCCCGGGCCCGGTGCTGGCCAACTACGGTCTGGACACCCTGCGTTTCATCAATCCGGTGGGCATCGGCGACACCATCCAGGCGCGCCTGACCTGCAAGCGCAAGATCGACCAGGGCAAGAAGAGCCCCAAGGGCGAGCCCCAGGGCGTGGTGGCCTGGGACGTGGAGGTCACCAACCAGCACGGCGAGCTGGTGGCCAGCTACGACATCCTGACCCTGGTGCTGAAGCGCCCCTGA
- a CDS encoding alginate export family protein: protein MPRSNLFRLSTLAFLIGTAGQVGAYELYADDDTHLNADLEAVFGLFHSQENYSLTGTRNEGSSSWREGYVKYGISFDQGLSGAGTSYGAFNLLSSATWGDGDAAGFSDGSERTTKIEDAYLGWRSGALFEALGEDGVDLSFGRQNIRVGDGFLINGDALNLGKGLADGEFNRGGAYWLAARKAFDQTAVLRLGGKDGLRGDLMWLKSDNRAQAKPEMLVGTLEHVSEAGTLGLTAIDIRDIDEEYASPFQAERDGMKTWSVRGQGNAGVENLFLSGEYAWQDKKDAGKEDAWYLEAGWTFSDVTWSPSVSYRYSRFSENFDPLFFGFSRGYGTWFQGEVAANYAGPFNTNTQVHHVAFKVSPLENLSVGALWFDFNTLDRDLGNTDGRELDLYAEWAVNDNLIVMPVVGLYQPDRSAAEGGTQLGGDDSNLYSQLVFVTLF from the coding sequence ATGCCCCGGTCCAACCTGTTCCGACTCTCCACGCTCGCATTCCTGATAGGCACCGCCGGCCAGGTGGGCGCCTACGAGCTCTACGCCGACGATGACACCCACCTGAACGCCGACCTCGAGGCCGTGTTCGGCCTCTTCCACAGCCAGGAGAACTACTCCCTCACCGGCACCCGGAACGAGGGATCGTCGTCATGGCGCGAGGGCTATGTGAAGTACGGCATCAGCTTCGACCAGGGCCTGAGCGGGGCCGGCACCAGCTACGGCGCCTTCAACCTGCTGAGCTCGGCGACCTGGGGCGACGGCGATGCGGCCGGTTTCAGCGACGGCTCCGAGCGCACCACCAAGATCGAGGACGCCTACCTGGGCTGGCGTTCCGGCGCCCTGTTCGAGGCCCTGGGCGAGGACGGCGTGGACCTCTCCTTCGGCCGCCAGAACATCCGCGTCGGCGACGGCTTCCTGATCAATGGCGATGCCCTGAACCTGGGCAAGGGCCTGGCCGACGGCGAGTTCAACCGGGGTGGCGCCTACTGGCTCGCGGCCCGCAAGGCCTTCGACCAGACCGCCGTGCTGCGCCTTGGCGGCAAGGACGGCCTGCGCGGCGACCTGATGTGGCTGAAGTCGGACAACCGCGCCCAAGCCAAGCCGGAGATGCTGGTGGGCACCCTGGAGCATGTATCCGAAGCCGGCACCCTGGGCCTGACCGCCATCGACATCCGCGACATCGATGAAGAATACGCCTCCCCCTTCCAGGCCGAACGCGATGGCATGAAGACCTGGAGCGTGCGCGGCCAGGGCAACGCCGGGGTGGAGAACCTCTTCCTTTCCGGCGAATACGCCTGGCAGGACAAGAAGGACGCGGGCAAGGAAGACGCCTGGTACCTGGAGGCGGGCTGGACCTTCTCCGACGTCACCTGGAGCCCCAGCGTCAGCTACCGCTACAGCCGCTTCTCGGAGAACTTCGACCCGCTGTTCTTCGGCTTCAGCCGTGGCTACGGCACCTGGTTCCAGGGCGAGGTGGCGGCCAACTACGCAGGCCCCTTCAACACCAACACCCAGGTCCACCATGTGGCCTTCAAGGTGTCGCCCCTGGAGAACCTCAGCGTCGGCGCCCTCTGGTTCGACTTCAACACCCTGGACCGCGACCTGGGCAACACCGACGGTCGCGAACTGGACCTCTACGCCGAGTGGGCGGTCAACGACAACCTCATCGTGATGCCGGTGGTGGGCCTCTACCAGCCGGACAGGAGCGCGGCAGAGGGCGGCACCCAGCTCGGGGGCGACGACAGCAACCTCTACAGCCAACTGGTGTTCGTCACCCTGTTCTGA
- a CDS encoding methyl-accepting chemotaxis protein encodes MSKPSLSIQSKITLLASLCLILVVGLLVGLSLYQTRASTERVKDSSAQLLAEAARLNLESQGKVQALRIQQGFSRTHEYGLGLARHLLYLREGAAQGGMTAEQLRGSLAGELRKAVEQRPELLGLFLIFQPDALDGRDAEFRGRGDLGSNDAGRFALYWLQARPGELQAVPGDEKLLADTSPGPSGAPFNAFFTCPRDTGQLCLLEPYFDDSSGTRKLVTSIAFPLLENGKVLAVIGLDISLDNLQQDALSASRQLYEGNGSVSIISPSGVVAGHSQDATQLGQSLSRVLPAQAAEIAGFLARNQGHAFAEDGRISVLEPLTPIAGAKPWGVLLGVPERVLLAPVEAMKARMDQERLQSSALELALGLAAALLGVAMIWLAALGVTRPLLRLAGMLEDIAEGEGDLTRRLHYARRDELGRLALAFNRFLDRLQPVIAKVQGSVRDARDTADQSALIARQTSEGMQQQFREIDQVATALHEMSATANASAQSAAQAADAARNADLASREGLAVITRTTQAIQAQARDMNEAMAQLQGLAQSSEQIGSVLEVILSIAGQTNLLALNAAIEAARAGDAGRGFAVVADEVRSLARRTQDSVEEIRQVIDNLQNGTRDVSQAMQGSHGLAQENVGQVQMAVAALERIGQAVNLITEMNLQIASAAEEQSSVAEEINRNVEAIRDVTESLSGQAEQSARVSRQLNELANHQQGLMRQFRA; translated from the coding sequence ATGTCCAAACCCAGCCTCAGCATTCAAAGCAAGATCACCCTGCTGGCGAGCCTCTGCCTGATCCTGGTCGTGGGGCTGCTGGTGGGGCTGTCCCTCTACCAGACCCGCGCCAGCACCGAGCGGGTCAAGGATTCCAGCGCACAACTGCTCGCCGAAGCGGCGCGCCTCAACCTCGAGTCCCAGGGCAAGGTCCAGGCCCTGCGCATCCAGCAGGGTTTCAGCCGTACCCATGAGTACGGCCTGGGCCTGGCCCGGCACCTGCTCTACCTGCGGGAAGGTGCAGCCCAGGGCGGGATGACGGCGGAACAGCTGCGCGGCAGCCTGGCCGGCGAGCTGCGCAAGGCCGTGGAGCAGCGTCCGGAACTGCTCGGCCTGTTCCTGATCTTCCAGCCCGACGCCCTCGACGGCCGCGACGCGGAGTTCCGTGGCCGGGGCGACCTGGGCAGCAACGACGCCGGGCGCTTCGCCCTCTACTGGTTGCAGGCCAGGCCCGGCGAACTGCAGGCCGTGCCCGGCGACGAGAAGCTGCTGGCGGACACCTCGCCGGGCCCGAGCGGCGCGCCCTTCAACGCCTTTTTCACTTGCCCGCGCGACACCGGGCAGCTGTGCTTGCTGGAACCCTATTTCGACGACTCCTCGGGCACCCGCAAGCTGGTCACCAGCATCGCCTTTCCCCTGCTGGAAAACGGCAAGGTGCTGGCGGTGATCGGTCTCGACATCAGCCTCGACAACCTGCAGCAGGACGCCCTCTCCGCCAGCCGCCAGCTCTACGAGGGAAACGGATCCGTCAGCATCATCAGCCCGTCCGGGGTGGTCGCCGGCCATAGCCAGGACGCCACGCAGCTGGGCCAGTCCCTGTCCCGCGTGCTGCCGGCGCAGGCGGCGGAGATAGCGGGCTTCCTCGCACGCAACCAGGGCCACGCCTTCGCCGAGGACGGTCGCATCAGCGTGCTGGAACCCCTGACGCCGATCGCCGGTGCCAAGCCCTGGGGCGTGCTGCTGGGGGTGCCCGAGCGGGTGCTGCTGGCGCCTGTAGAGGCCATGAAGGCACGGATGGACCAGGAGCGCCTGCAAAGCTCCGCGCTGGAGCTGGCCCTGGGCCTGGCCGCGGCCCTGCTGGGCGTCGCGATGATCTGGCTGGCCGCCCTCGGCGTCACCCGCCCCCTGCTGCGCCTGGCGGGGATGCTGGAGGACATCGCCGAGGGCGAAGGTGACCTGACCCGCCGCCTCCACTACGCGCGCCGGGACGAACTCGGCCGCCTGGCGCTGGCCTTCAACCGCTTCCTCGACAGGTTGCAGCCGGTGATCGCCAAGGTGCAGGGCTCGGTACGCGACGCCCGGGACACCGCCGACCAATCGGCGCTGATCGCGCGGCAGACCAGCGAAGGCATGCAGCAGCAGTTCCGCGAGATCGATCAGGTGGCCACCGCCCTGCACGAGATGTCCGCCACCGCCAACGCCTCGGCCCAGAGCGCCGCCCAGGCCGCCGACGCCGCGCGCAACGCCGACCTCGCCAGCCGCGAGGGCCTGGCGGTGATCACTCGCACCACCCAGGCCATCCAGGCCCAGGCGCGGGACATGAACGAGGCCATGGCGCAGCTCCAGGGCCTGGCCCAGAGCAGCGAGCAGATCGGTTCGGTGCTGGAGGTGATCCTCTCCATTGCCGGCCAGACCAACCTGCTGGCCCTCAACGCCGCCATTGAGGCGGCCCGGGCCGGCGACGCCGGGCGCGGCTTCGCGGTGGTCGCCGACGAGGTGCGCAGCCTTGCCCGGCGCACCCAGGACTCGGTGGAAGAGATCCGCCAGGTGATCGACAACCTGCAGAACGGCACCCGCGACGTCAGCCAGGCCATGCAGGGCAGCCACGGCCTGGCCCAGGAGAACGTCGGCCAGGTGCAGATGGCCGTGGCCGCGCTGGAGCGAATCGGCCAGGCGGTGAACCTGATCACCGAAATGAACCTGCAGATCGCCAGCGCCGCCGAGGAACAGAGCAGCGTCGCCGAGGAGATCAACCGCAACGTCGAGGCCATTCGTGACGTGACCGAGTCCCTGTCCGGGCAGGCCGAGCAGTCCGCCCGGGTCAGCCGCCAGCTCAATGAACTGGCCAATCACCAGCAGGGCCTGATGCGTCAGTTTCGCGCCTGA
- a CDS encoding DUF3422 domain-containing protein, with protein sequence MHPLRKALHNELHSRPSIYFSDPANVYHFAFADAEEVCDALVDRLNEAADAHLASNGSQALLRMGQNTLKWERHTEFFTLTLVVPRATGDAHWPPLPTALDALVADYRHLLINADQVLVESEAHWAGDVAAYGFKDPAGSTLGGGDAVAWSDFRLSEDGVNRILLVNRRLNAYRLGRMIRRLLEIETYRMMASLTLPVAQAVSLQLKEYDKELARLSDRNAEGKDSARALSADIAALSARIVRSTARTRQRFSATEAYGQIVFERINELRESHIGDCQRLGVFIERRFRPTVRYCAATDQRLVRLGQSVANLGDLLQARVQVEVEEQNSEILRSLNARADTQIKIQKAVEGLSIIAISYYLLSLFKLFYQGLHTVGLEVSARHAILGLAPVAALTLGLIFMRIRKAKGH encoded by the coding sequence ATGCACCCTCTTCGCAAAGCCCTGCACAACGAGCTGCACTCGCGCCCCTCGATCTACTTCAGCGATCCGGCCAACGTCTATCACTTCGCCTTCGCGGATGCCGAGGAGGTGTGCGACGCCCTGGTGGACCGCCTCAACGAGGCCGCCGACGCCCACCTTGCCAGCAACGGTTCCCAGGCGCTGTTGCGCATGGGCCAGAACACCCTCAAGTGGGAGCGCCACACCGAGTTCTTCACCCTCACCCTGGTGGTGCCACGGGCGACGGGCGACGCCCACTGGCCTCCGCTGCCGACCGCCCTCGACGCCCTGGTGGCCGACTACCGCCACCTGCTCATCAACGCCGACCAGGTGCTGGTGGAGTCCGAAGCCCATTGGGCGGGCGATGTCGCCGCCTACGGTTTCAAGGACCCGGCCGGCTCCACCCTGGGCGGCGGCGATGCAGTGGCCTGGTCGGACTTTCGCCTCAGCGAAGACGGCGTCAATCGCATCCTGCTGGTCAATCGCCGCCTCAACGCCTACCGCCTCGGCCGCATGATCCGCCGACTGCTGGAGATCGAGACCTACCGCATGATGGCCTCCCTCACCCTGCCGGTGGCCCAGGCGGTGAGCCTGCAACTGAAGGAGTACGACAAGGAGCTGGCACGCCTGTCCGACCGCAACGCCGAAGGCAAGGACAGCGCCAGGGCCCTGTCGGCGGACATCGCCGCCCTCTCCGCGCGCATCGTCCGCAGCACCGCCCGCACCCGCCAGCGCTTCAGTGCCACCGAGGCCTATGGCCAGATCGTCTTCGAGCGCATCAACGAGCTGCGGGAGTCCCACATCGGCGACTGCCAGCGCCTGGGGGTGTTCATCGAACGGCGCTTCCGCCCCACGGTGCGCTACTGCGCCGCCACCGACCAGCGCCTGGTGCGCCTGGGCCAGAGCGTGGCCAACCTGGGCGACCTGCTGCAGGCCCGGGTGCAGGTGGAGGTGGAGGAGCAGAACTCGGAGATCCTGCGCAGCCTGAACGCCCGCGCCGATACCCAGATCAAGATCCAGAAGGCGGTGGAAGGACTGTCCATCATCGCCATCAGCTACTACCTGCTGAGCCTGTTCAAGCTGTTCTACCAGGGCCTTCACACTGTCGGGCTGGAGGTCTCGGCCCGGCACGCGATCCTCGGCCTGGCACCGGTGGCGGCGCTGACCCTGGGGCTGATCTTCATGCGGATCAGGAAGGCCAAGGGGCATTGA
- a CDS encoding lipoyl protein ligase domain-containing protein encodes MSPVPAYEVEEGLDAERRLLERVQSAEAECGLLFWRPTRAALVMPQRMSRLEGFTQAERVCAELGWPIALRDSGGEPVPQSPAVLNLALVYALPSGESELTRIENAYLRLCQPMLDWLAGLGLAAGLGEVDGAFCDGRYNVTLQGRKLVGTAQRWRRRRDDGRHLVLAHGAVLMENQRDAMVEVVNAFYASCGLADRCRAGSHIALDECVGAVWTRLEALREGYRASLGRAGLILD; translated from the coding sequence ATGAGCCCGGTTCCAGCATACGAGGTGGAAGAGGGACTGGACGCGGAGCGGCGCCTGCTGGAGCGAGTGCAGTCCGCCGAGGCGGAATGCGGGCTGCTGTTCTGGCGGCCGACCCGTGCGGCCCTGGTGATGCCCCAGCGCATGAGTCGACTGGAAGGATTCACCCAAGCCGAGCGCGTCTGCGCGGAGCTGGGCTGGCCCATCGCCCTGCGGGACAGCGGCGGCGAGCCGGTGCCCCAGTCGCCGGCGGTGCTGAACCTGGCCCTGGTCTATGCGCTGCCGTCCGGCGAGAGCGAACTCACCCGCATCGAGAACGCCTACCTGCGGCTCTGCCAGCCGATGCTCGACTGGCTGGCGGGGCTGGGGCTCGCCGCTGGGCTGGGGGAGGTGGACGGCGCCTTCTGCGATGGTCGCTACAACGTGACCTTGCAGGGGCGCAAGCTGGTGGGCACCGCCCAGCGCTGGCGCCGCCGGCGGGACGATGGCCGTCACCTGGTGCTGGCCCATGGCGCGGTGCTGATGGAGAACCAGCGGGACGCCATGGTGGAGGTGGTCAATGCCTTCTATGCCAGCTGCGGCCTCGCCGACCGCTGCCGGGCCGGGAGCCATATCGCCCTCGACGAATGCGTGGGCGCCGTATGGACCCGGCTGGAGGCCCTGCGAGAGGGCTATCGTGCCTCCCTGGGACGGGCCGGCCTGATCCTTGATTGA
- a CDS encoding class I SAM-dependent methyltransferase produces the protein MSETRNLFTRQSDTYRANRPTYDPALIAWLAQQAPDLALAWDCGCGSGQATTELARHFRQVVGTDVSEQQLAKAERAANIDYRCEPAEQTRLADGSVSLTLVAQALHWFDLEGFYAEVRRVSKPGGLLAVISYSLSEISPEIDALVMHLYQDILGPYWAEERRHVEQGYRTLPFPFERIDVPPFNLNVQWDLPRLLGYLESWSALVTYQSRHGVNPLDPLRERFREAWGDPTTARQVNWPLTVNLGRVS, from the coding sequence ATGTCAGAAACCAGGAACCTGTTCACCCGCCAGTCCGACACCTACCGCGCCAATCGCCCCACCTATGACCCCGCATTGATCGCCTGGCTCGCACAGCAGGCGCCTGACCTCGCCCTGGCCTGGGACTGCGGATGCGGCAGCGGCCAGGCCACCACCGAACTGGCCCGGCATTTCCGCCAGGTGGTCGGCACCGACGTCAGCGAGCAGCAGTTGGCCAAGGCCGAGCGCGCCGCCAATATCGACTACCGCTGCGAGCCGGCGGAGCAGACCCGCCTTGCCGATGGCAGCGTTTCCCTAACCCTGGTGGCTCAGGCCCTGCACTGGTTCGACCTGGAGGGTTTCTACGCCGAGGTGCGACGGGTGAGCAAACCGGGTGGCCTGCTGGCCGTGATCTCCTACAGCCTCTCGGAAATCTCGCCGGAGATAGACGCCTTGGTCATGCACCTTTACCAGGACATCCTCGGCCCCTACTGGGCCGAGGAGCGGCGCCATGTGGAGCAGGGCTACCGGACGCTGCCGTTCCCCTTCGAGCGGATCGACGTACCGCCCTTCAACCTCAACGTCCAGTGGGACCTGCCGCGCCTGCTGGGCTACCTGGAAAGCTGGTCCGCGCTGGTCACCTACCAGTCTCGCCACGGCGTGAACCCCCTCGACCCGCTGCGGGAACGCTTCCGCGAGGCCTGGGGCGATCCGACCACCGCGCGCCAGGTGAACTGGCCGCTGACCGTCAACCTGGGGCGGGTCTCCTGA
- the pabB gene encoding aminodeoxychorismate synthase component I: MSNCHLHALPYHESPCERFSLIRQAPGAVLLDAARPGAERGRYDLFSAWPLAELAPTPGESANDFAQRLREALAGLGEASLPETVSLPFVGGLIGYLAYDFGRRVERLPEQALDDLQLPDARLGLYAWALVSDHQARTSQLVFHPSLESGERERLIALFERPDPGTTGDFRLRAPFAANLAEGDYRHAIERVQAYIQAGDCYQVNFTQRFQAPCDGDPWAAYLALRRACPTPFAGYQALGGGDAILSLSPERFIRVSQGQVETRPIKGTRPRGRSAEEDRAQADELLASPKDRAENLMIVDLLRNDLGRSCAIGSVRVPELFALESYPNVHHLVSAVTGRLAEDKDALDLIVSSFPGGSITGAPKIRAMEIIDELEPTRRSIYCGSLLYLDVRGELDSSIAIRTVLVKDGQASCWGGGGIVADSDWQEEYRESITKVKVLMATLEGLGD; encoded by the coding sequence ATGTCCAACTGTCATCTGCACGCCCTGCCCTACCACGAATCGCCCTGCGAACGCTTCAGCCTGATCCGTCAGGCGCCTGGCGCCGTTCTGCTGGATGCCGCCCGCCCGGGAGCCGAGCGGGGACGCTATGACCTGTTCAGCGCCTGGCCACTGGCGGAACTGGCACCAACGCCGGGCGAGTCAGCCAACGACTTCGCGCAACGCCTGCGCGAGGCACTGGCGGGCCTGGGCGAGGCGTCCTTGCCCGAAACAGTGAGCCTGCCATTCGTCGGCGGACTGATCGGCTACCTGGCCTACGACTTCGGCCGTCGGGTGGAACGGTTGCCGGAACAGGCTCTCGACGATCTCCAGCTGCCCGATGCCCGACTTGGCCTCTACGCCTGGGCCCTGGTGAGCGATCACCAGGCACGCACCAGCCAGCTGGTGTTCCATCCGAGCCTGGAGAGCGGGGAGCGTGAACGCCTGATCGCCCTGTTCGAGCGGCCTGACCCCGGGACGACGGGCGACTTCCGGCTTCGCGCACCCTTCGCCGCCAACCTCGCGGAGGGTGACTACCGCCACGCCATCGAACGGGTGCAGGCCTACATCCAGGCCGGCGACTGCTATCAGGTGAATTTCACCCAGCGCTTCCAGGCCCCGTGCGATGGCGATCCCTGGGCCGCCTACCTGGCGTTGCGCCGTGCCTGCCCGACGCCCTTCGCCGGCTACCAGGCGCTGGGCGGTGGCGACGCCATCCTCAGCCTGTCTCCGGAACGTTTCATCCGCGTCAGTCAGGGCCAGGTGGAAACGCGCCCCATCAAGGGCACCCGCCCCCGTGGACGCAGCGCCGAGGAAGACCGCGCCCAGGCCGACGAGTTGCTGGCCAGCCCCAAGGACCGCGCCGAGAACCTGATGATCGTCGACCTGCTGCGTAACGACCTGGGGCGCAGTTGCGCCATCGGTTCGGTGCGGGTCCCGGAGCTGTTCGCCCTGGAGAGCTACCCGAACGTCCATCACCTGGTCAGCGCCGTCACCGGCCGGTTGGCGGAGGACAAGGATGCGCTCGACCTGATCGTCTCCAGCTTCCCTGGCGGCTCGATCACCGGCGCACCGAAGATCCGCGCCATGGAGATCATCGATGAACTGGAACCGACGCGCCGCTCGATCTACTGCGGCTCCCTGCTCTACCTGGATGTGCGCGGCGAACTGGACAGCTCCATCGCCATCCGCACCGTACTGGTGAAGGACGGCCAGGCCAGTTGCTGGGGAGGGGGCGGCATCGTCGCCGACTCCGACTGGCAGGAGGAGTACCGGGAGTCGATCACCAAGGTGAAGGTGCTGATGGCGACGCTGGAGGGGTTGGGCGACTGA
- the thrH gene encoding bifunctional phosphoserine phosphatase/homoserine phosphotransferase ThrH, whose protein sequence is MEIACLDLEGVLVPEIWIAFAEKTGIEALKATTRDIPDYDVLMKQRLRILDEHGLKLGDIQEVIATLKPLDGAVEFVDWLRERFQVVILSDTFYEFSQPLMRQLGFPTLLCHRLIADETDRVVSYQLRQKDPKRQSVLAFKSLYYRVIAAGDSYNDTTMLSEAHAGILFHAPENVIREFPQFPAVHTYEDLKREFIKASSRPLSL, encoded by the coding sequence GTGGAAATCGCCTGTCTCGACCTGGAAGGTGTACTGGTTCCGGAAATCTGGATCGCCTTCGCGGAAAAAACCGGAATCGAAGCGCTCAAGGCGACCACCCGGGACATCCCGGACTACGACGTACTGATGAAGCAGCGTCTGCGAATCCTCGACGAACATGGCCTGAAGCTGGGCGACATCCAGGAAGTGATCGCCACCCTCAAGCCGCTGGACGGCGCCGTGGAGTTCGTCGACTGGCTGCGCGAGCGCTTCCAGGTCGTCATCCTCTCGGACACCTTCTACGAATTCTCCCAGCCGCTGATGCGCCAACTGGGCTTCCCGACCCTGCTGTGCCACCGCCTGATCGCCGACGAGACCGACCGCGTGGTCAGCTACCAGCTGCGCCAGAAGGATCCGAAGCGCCAGTCCGTGCTCGCCTTCAAGAGCCTCTACTACCGCGTGATCGCCGCCGGCGACTCCTACAACGACACCACCATGCTCAGCGAGGCCCACGCCGGCATCCTGTTCCATGCGCCCGAGAACGTGATCCGGGAGTTCCCGCAGTTCCCGGCGGTGCACACCTACGAAGACCTCAAGCGGGAGTTCATCAAGGCCTCCAGCCGCCCACTGAGCCTCTGA